The Neodiprion virginianus isolate iyNeoVirg1 chromosome 5, iyNeoVirg1.1, whole genome shotgun sequence genome contains a region encoding:
- the LOC124305572 gene encoding uncharacterized protein K02A2.6-like yields the protein MPRDRVITTLNDLFRDKEPITRRRIEILNYRYDKATPITEHIDRINRHASDFDRAKLTDDNLWILLLLQSFCYSSENDELKRIALRVVEKNVDASLKDIVAELEAHINVSTSLKMLENPVANSPTTAINAVHAKSKGQFKQGGPKQKPVQPSSDQKCNGCGGDHQRSKCLFSEAVCHECSRKGHIAKVCRSKQKDVKRSVKSASLVTQSLTSVGKHRRKYVPVTILGKVVNLQYDSGSDIKLIGKDEWERRGSPDLVASEIVEHAGGSEFKMIGKFKYSVQALDRNAELEIDVANRVGVNLFGLNAIDSLDLWSVPLSEYENPEIIFRVQSSETPKPKFAAVQIPCRPIPYAIEKPLEEEVQRLEDKGIIERVEFSNWTTPLVIAKKFNSKMRLCADYDTGVNRALIDNRHPLHNVEGIITKLNGNRFFSVLDLSDAFFQLEIAEDHREITTITTPKRLFRFRQLPFGIKTAPAMFQQAMDSMLAGLQGACAYIDDVVVTGSNRQEHDPLVALLQPDDTKGLKLTTAARLKRWALRLLGYDFRIEHIRAQDFGHADALSSLIEKFHRDNSGKLRVASIRAVEEAVQQVRNLSIDIFGINLRDKLRSAALED from the exons ATGCCGCGGGACAGAGTCATCACCACGTTGAATGACTTATTTCGCGACAAAGAACCTATAACACGCCGGCGAATCGAGATCCTCAACTATCGATACGACAAAGCGACCCCCATCACGGAACATATCGATCGTATAAATCGACACGCCTCAGACTTTGATCGCGCGAAACTCACGGACGACAACCTATGGATTTTACTACTGCTACAATCCTTCTGCTACTCAAGCGAAAACGACGAGTTAAAACGAATAGCTCTCCGCGTAGTGGAAAAAAACGTAGATGCATCGCTTAAGGACATAGTTGCAGAGTTAGAAGCTCATATTAACGTGTCAACTAGCCTCAAAATGCTGGAAAATCCGGTCGCAAATTCGCCTACCACAGCGATAAACGCCGTTCACGCGAAGTCTAAGGGGCAATTCAAGCAAGGTGGTCCGAAGCAAAAACCGGTGCAGCCATCATCGGATCAAAAGTGCAACGGTTGCGGAGGTGATCATCAACGCTCAAAGTGCCTTTTCAGTGAAGCTGTGTGTCATGAGTGTTCGCGTAAAGGACACATCGCCAAAGTGTGCCGTTCAAAACAGAAAGACGTAAAACGCAGTGTCAAAAGTGCGAGTCTCGTGACGCAATCACTTACCTCGGTCGGTAAGCATCGTCGAAAATACGTACCAGTGACTATCCTCGGTAAAGTCGTTAATCTGCAATACGACTCGGGTTCAGACATTAAGTTGATCGGCAAAGACGAATGGGAGCGACGCGGCTCTCCAGACCTCGTCGCGAGTGAAATCGTTGAACACGCGGGCGGGAGTGAGTTCAAAATGATCGGCAAGTTCAAGTATTCGGTACAAGCTCTCGACCGTAACGCCGAACTGGAAATTGACGTCGCAAACCGTGTGGGAGTGAACTTATTCGGACTAAACGCGATCGATAGTCTCGACCTATGGTCTGTGCCACTCAGTGAATACGAAAACCCGGAAATCATATTTCGTGTCCAAAGTTCGGAAACTCCCAAACCCAAGTTCGCG GCTGTACAAATTCCGTGCAGACCGATCCCATACGCGATAGAGAAACCTCTCGAGGAAGAAGTGCAACGCCTTGAAGACAAGGGTATTATCGAACGCGTCGAATTCTCTAACTGGACCACACCCCTCGTGATCGCAAAGAAGTTCAACAGCAAGATGCGTCTATGTGCAGACTACGACACCGGCGTGAACCGCGCGCTGATCGACAACCGACACCCTCTACACAACGTGGAAGGTATCATCACCAAACTAAACGGAAATCGCTTTTTCAGCGTACTCGACTTGAGCGATGCTTTCTTCCAACTGGAAATCGCTGAAGATCATCGAGAAATAACTACTATTACCACACCCAAGAGACTCTTCAGGTTCAGACAACTACCTTTTGGCATCAAGACAGCACCTGCTATGTTCCAACAAGCCATGGATAGTATGCTAGCAGGGTTGCAAGGAGCTTGCGCGTATATTGACGATGTAGTTGTCACTGGCTCCAACCGCCAGGAACACGAT CCCCTTGTTGCGCTGCTCCAACCAGACGATACGAAAGGTCTCAAACTCACCACAGCCGCACGTCTTAAAAGATGGGCGTTGAGACTCCTAGGATACGACTTTCGCATCGAACACATCCGAGCGCAGGACTTCGGCCACGCGGACGCGCTATCAAGCTTGATAGAAAAATTCCATCGCGACAACAGCGGAAAACTTCGAGTGGCTAGCATCCGGGCTGTAGAAGAAGCGGTCCAGCAAGTCAGAAACCTGTCTATCGACATCTTCGGAATAAATCTACGAGACAAACTCAGATCAGCAGCATTAGAAGATTAA
- the LOC124305573 gene encoding uncharacterized protein K02A2.6-like: protein MKAIANGWTSNPKTEVIEYFRKRQDNLSTVDNTLLMGDRVVIPKTMQPEILTARHKGHPGIRKMKQLAREYVYWPKILENIKRLVQQCDAYALTRRMPIKVPLSLWPEATRPLERLYIDIGYPPNSQYLYIFVDVYSKFLEVAIASSITATHTGELCHEVFSRYGPPEMLVSDHGSQFTSGLFANLSENHQITHLISPVNHPQSNGQAERVVDTVKTAIAKDATNWKKTLFGFLHSYRYTPCEAAPGGKSPAELFFGQQMNTPFSKLFPKPKEEKSGPDDFEGKKTNMKNSLTDIMAHDHVNSQSATAS, encoded by the coding sequence ATGAAAGCTATCGCAAACGGATGGACTTCAAACCCTAAGACGGAAGTCATCGAATACTTCAGGAAACGTCAAGACAACCTCAGTACCGTCGACAACACATTGTTGATGGGAGATAGAGTAGTCATCCCAAAAACGATGCAACCTGAAATCCTAACGGCTCGACACAAAGGCCACCCAggtataagaaaaatgaagcaACTCGCCAGAGAATATGTTTATTGGCCTAAAATATTAGAAAACATCAAGCGACTTGTCCAACAATGCGATGCTTATGCTCTGACACGAAGAATGCCAATCAAGGTACCACTCAGCCTTTGGCCGGAAGCCACACGTCCATTGGAGCGGTTATACATAGATATTGGTTACCCTCCAAACAGCCAGTATCTATACATTTTCGTGGACGTATACTCCAAGTTCCTGGAGGTGGCAATAGCCTCGTCAATAACAGCAACACACACAGGAGAACTGTGTCACGAAGTCTTCTCAAGATATGGACCCCCAGAAATGCTCGTCAGTGATCACGGATCTCAATTTACTTCCGGACTTTTCGCGAATCTCAGCGAAAACCACCAGATCACCCACCTAATATCACCGGTAAACCACCCGCAATCAAACGGACAAGCCGAACGCGTCGTTGATACTGTAAAAACAGCCATCGCCAAAGATGCGACCAACTGGAAGAAAACTCTCTTCGGCTTCCTCCACAGCTACCGTTACACGCCATGTGAGGCAGCTCCAGGTGGTAAGTCACCAGCGGAACTCTTTTTCGGACAACAAATGAATACACCGTTCTCCAAGCTGTTCCCGAAACCGAAGGAAGAGAAAAGCGGGCCAGACGActtcgaaggaaaaaaaacaaacatgaAAAACAGTTTAACCGACATCATGGCGCATGATCATGTGAACTCGCAATCGGCGACCGCGTCGTAG